A window of the Tunturibacter empetritectus genome harbors these coding sequences:
- a CDS encoding SIS domain-containing protein, protein MFLLFFYFSFIWRTDPVGALTTLLDLPTSEQESRGLIFTPREIAQQPETWRKTALFFEAQQERFRTFLEKTGVTGPLEKRPIVMLIGAGTSDFIGESLALLLRQRWGCEATAVASTDLLPGMSEYVIPGRRYLWISFSRSGDSPEGVNVLEQALEIYPEISHLVVTCNPNSRMAGLAANHAHVCTAVLDDAVNDRSLAMTSSFTNMVVLGHCLAHAWSFAEYKPILDGMIDAANKFLSDSAELAQKMARRHTQRICMIGSGSLAAVAREASLKVLEMSGGQVKTMPQTSLGLRHGPMAALDRDTDLICFLSSERTRFRYEADLLREIKAKNITATCVVVGLRSSEREIAPLCDTYHAIDGLFPDAYRPPVDVIFGQLLGLYYSIAFGLRPDAPSPAGVINRVVSDFTIYR, encoded by the coding sequence TTGTTTCTTTTGTTTTTCTATTTTAGTTTTATCTGGAGGACTGATCCCGTGGGTGCCCTAACAACTTTGCTTGATCTGCCGACCTCCGAACAGGAGTCGCGAGGGCTGATTTTTACGCCGCGCGAGATCGCGCAGCAGCCTGAGACCTGGCGCAAGACAGCGCTGTTCTTCGAGGCACAGCAGGAGCGGTTTCGGACTTTCCTCGAGAAGACGGGAGTAACCGGTCCCCTCGAGAAGCGCCCGATCGTAATGCTTATTGGCGCGGGCACCTCTGACTTCATCGGAGAATCTCTTGCACTCCTGCTCAGGCAGCGCTGGGGTTGTGAAGCAACGGCGGTTGCGAGCACAGATTTGCTGCCTGGTATGTCGGAGTATGTCATCCCCGGACGCCGCTATCTTTGGATCTCATTTTCACGCTCTGGCGACTCTCCCGAGGGGGTCAATGTTCTCGAGCAGGCTCTGGAGATCTATCCCGAGATCTCGCACCTGGTAGTCACCTGCAATCCTAACTCCCGGATGGCAGGACTTGCTGCAAATCATGCCCATGTCTGTACTGCGGTGCTTGACGATGCCGTCAACGACCGCAGCCTGGCCATGACCAGCTCCTTCACCAACATGGTGGTTTTGGGGCACTGCCTGGCGCATGCCTGGAGCTTTGCGGAGTACAAGCCTATTCTCGACGGCATGATCGATGCGGCAAACAAGTTCCTGAGCGATTCTGCTGAGCTTGCGCAAAAGATGGCCCGCCGCCACACACAGCGTATCTGCATGATTGGTTCGGGATCGCTGGCGGCTGTCGCCCGAGAAGCCTCGCTCAAGGTACTGGAAATGTCTGGCGGCCAGGTCAAGACCATGCCACAGACTTCACTGGGGCTTCGTCACGGCCCAATGGCTGCCCTTGATCGTGATACCGATCTGATTTGTTTTCTGTCGTCGGAGCGAACTCGTTTCCGTTACGAAGCTGACCTGCTCCGTGAGATAAAAGCGAAGAACATCACCGCAACGTGTGTCGTTGTAGGTTTGAGATCGTCCGAACGGGAAATTGCTCCTCTTTGCGATACATATCACGCTATCGATGGACTGTTCCCTGACGCCTATCGGCCGCCTGTAGATGTCATCTTCGGACAACTTCTCGGCCTTTATTATTCCATCGCTTTTGGTCTGAGACCAGACGCACCAAGCCCGGCAGGTGTGATCAACCGCGTCGTGAGCGACTTCACGATCTACCGCTAA